AAAACAGACATTTCAGATAGCCTTTTAACAGATCTTATACATAAAAAACAAGATAAAATGATTGAACTAGTAAAATATATTTTTGACAATATTGTAGATAAATTAACGAAATAGACCTTTAATTAATGATTTATTATGGCTAATATATACGATTATGCGGCAAAATATTGCCGTACTTTTAGGTATTTTTACAGACTATATTAAATAAAATGTTAAAAGGCAAATTAAATCCTCAAATCTGCGGCATTGATGAAGCGGGTCGCGGCGCGCTGGCGGGCCCCATGGCGGTAGCTGCATGCGTACTAAAGCGTGAGATAGCGGGGCTAAACGACTCAAAAGAACTAACGGCGAAGCGGCGCGAGGAGCTGTTTAAAGAGATCGCGGGAAACTCGGAATTTCTCATCGCGTATTTTTCAAACGAGCAGATCGACAATCTGGGGCTTAGCGAGTGTCTTAGGCGCGCGCTGCGGCTGTTTAAGGCGCATTTTGCGGGCTGCGAGCTACTCTACGACGGCAACGCAAACTACGGCACGGGCGTAAAAACCATGGTTGGAGCCGACGGCAAAGTAGCACAAGTAAGCGCCGCAAGCATCCTAGCCAAAGTAAGCCGCGACGCGCTGATGAGAGCATGGGACGGCGTGCATACGGGCTATGGATACGCCGTACACAAAGGCTACGGCACGAAAGCCCACCTGAGCGCGATCGCCGCACGCGGATACTGCGAGATACACCGCAAAAGCTTCGCGATAAAAGCAAGGCAAAATTCGCTTTTTGATTAAAATTTAACGCTTAGGCGCAAATTTTCGTAAGATTTTAGCTACTTCCGCCTAGGCTTGCGGGTCAATTTTTTGCGTTTATACGTAGCTTTGTTGGACACTCGCGCAAATTTACGCTACGCTTTTCCTCCGTTTGCCGCGCACGGCGTTTTTAAATTTTCGGGCGTCGCAGGCAAAACATCGTTTTTAAATTCGCCCCGCGCTTGCCGTTTGCAAGCTCAGGCATCGCCGCGATTTGGCAGCAAGACACAAGTACGATTTTTAAATTTAATAAGCTTTTTAACAAGACGCCGTCGCAGAATGGTTTTTAAACAAGCGGGGTGATTTTAAACAAACCGCAGCCGCTTTACAAAATTTGCCGCCGAATAATCTACGACAAAGATTTCCGCCCTCTACTACGCGCAAACGGATAAATGCGGCAAAACCCTACCGTCTAGCACGTGGCATGCGAGCAGCCTTGCGGCGTCGGCGATTTAGCCGCATAGAGATTTTATCCGCAAATTTAACCTCGGCTACCCTTGGTCCTGTTAATAAAGCAGCTTTAGTGCTAAATTTAGCGTCTTTGGCCGCATGCGATTGATTTGCCTAGCTCTGGCCAAACGCGGCAAACTCGTCAAAACCCGGCAGAGCATAGCAGCGGGCAAGTAAAAAACTAGCGCGCCTTACCAAAACGCCAAGCTACCGGCGACGGCAAAAGTCGGTTTGGGCTTTTGCCTAAGCCGCGTATCGCCGAATCCATATTATTTACTCGCATATAAAATAAGCCGCAACAAATGCGATTTTCAGCCTAAAAACGCTAAATTTACGCCGCCTGCGAGCATTACCATTTAGCGAGCAAGCTTTAAAAATAGCTTAGGCAAATTTTGCCATTTTAATGCAAGATGTCAAAAATTAAAAGATTTTTAAGCCTAAAAGCTTGTTTAAATCCGTTTAAAAGCCGTAAAAAGCGACCAAAACATAGATACGAAGGAAAGCGAATGCAACAAAATCTAAACGAAAAATACATTAAATTTTTGAGCGACGATGAGGAAAAGTCAAAAATCCTAGCAAGCGCGCTAAACGTCCCTCAAGCCGAATTTGACGCGGTTTGGAGCTGGTTTTTGCTACTTTTGCAAAGGCAAAGCAAGCTAGATGTTTTTGGCGACGACGTCATCAAAGACCTGGCCTCGCGGCTAGAAACTCTCGCTGCAAGCCTTAACCAAAGCGCGCAAAATTTCGTTTTAGCCAAGCTTATTTACTACAACAACATTATCCAAAGCGGGCATTTGGATTCTGCGGTTTGCGGAATCATGAGTAAATTTTTATACGACGAGATAGAGCGGCGCATATCAGAAGCTAGCTTTTGCCTTGCCGAATTTAAGGCGCTAACGCGGTACTTAAAGCACAATTTTTACGTCTCTCCCAACGGCTATTTGCTAGAAAATGCCCTAAAAATCGAAAAACAAAATAAAATTTTCGTGCGCGCGGACGGGGACGCAAAGCTAGAAATCATACAAAATTTGCTTTACATCATCGACGACAAGGAGTTTCACCACGATATAGCCGTATTTAAAAAGCTAGCCTGCGAGGTAAAAGACGGCGACGAAAGGGGCGTGCGGCTGTTTAAAAACTTTATCCCCAAAAACCGCCAAGGCTGCTATCTAGTCGCAAATAAAGTCCTAAACGCCGCGTGTTTTGAGGGTAAATTTAGCCTAAGCGTCAAGGCTCTAAAATGGCTGGATAGCGCGCGGGGCGCGGCTGCACCAAGCGGCTGGCAAAATAAATTTAACCAGCTAAAAGGCGAGCTGAGCGAAGAGGCGTTGGCCGCGGTCGCAGCCGAAATTTTACGGCTGGACTCGCTTACATATCATGATTTTGCTATATCTAGCTGGAGTGACGACGTCGTGAAACGCTTCGTAAAATCTGCCGAGTGGATACTACAAATCGTGGGCGAGCAGCAACTGCGCACCTTCTAAGCGCAGCTAAATTTAGGCGGTTTCGTTAAATTAGCAGGCGGAGGCGTGCTTGATTTGTTTTAGCCCGTTTAGCTTTTAAATCAGGCTTGCGTAAGCAAAGATTTGTAAATCGCGAGTATTTGAAAACGACGCACTCCGAAAATCAAATCAAAAAACGTAGACGGGGCAAGGAACGCTAACGGCACCGCAACCAAAAATAGCGCAAAATTTAACGATGAGAGCGATTATAAGCGCAAAAATATAAATTTACGAGCAAGATACGGGTTTGCTTTCGGATAAATTCGCATAATGCCTCAAAGGCCTAATGCAAAAGCGATTTTCTTACGCTCTTGATTTTTTAGCCGGGCACTCTAGTTAAGAGCCTTTTGCGAGTTACCTCGGTTAGTTTGGGTTTGTTTTGCAATTAGGATTTATGGCTTTGTGGGACTAGCAAAATTTGTGCCGCAAACTTTAAATGCAAAAAAGCGTCAAATTTGACGTTCCGCCCTACTCTATCCCGCCCAAAAGCGGCACGAAAAGGCACTCGTCAAGCGCCTTTTGCGTTATCTCGCCGCGAGAGTCTTTTGTAAATTTGACGATAAACTGCTTGCCGTTTTTTTCGATGGGGGCTACTAAAATGCCGCCGTTTTTTAGCTGGTTAAAAAGCGTCTGCGGCACCTGCTGCGCCGCTGCTGAAAGCAAAATGCGGTCGTAGGGCGCGTAGCTTTTCCAACCGACGTTTCCGTCGTCAAATCTCACGTGGACGTTGCGTATTTCAAGCGCCTCGAAGCGTTTTTTAGCCTCGGTTGCTAGCTTTTCGATGCGCTCGACGCTAAAAACCCTGTGCGCTAAATGCGATAAAATCGCCGCCTGATAACCGCTACCGCAGCCGATCTCTAGGGCGTTATCGATACCTTCGGCCTCAAGCGCTAGCGTCATTTTAGCTACCGTTAGAGGCGAGCTGATCCATTGATTGCCGCCGATGGGCTGAGCGTCCAGGCTGTACGCGCGGTGCACGACGGGAGCGAATATCTCGCGCGGAGTGTCGCAAAGAGCCTTATAAAGCGGGGGCGTCAGAGTGAGTATATCGCCGATCTCGTCGGCCATAGCAAGGCATTTTGATTTTTCAAGAGCGGTCATAAAAGCCCCAAATTTCGTTTGATTTCAAGGATTAGATTTTGATCAAATTTAGCTTCTTTTGCAAATTCGCCGTTTGGTAAAAACACGCCCGAAAACTCAAGTTCAAGCGAGCTTGCGGCTACGACGTAGCAGCTATTGGCAATCGCTAGAGCCTTGCAAAGCGTAAAATACGCGTCCTCGCGCGCCTTGCCCCACATCGCGGGTACCAGGATGACGTCGCAGCCCTTTAGCTGTGCCCAAAGCTTGGCAAATCTAAGCTCAAAGCAAATGAGAACGCCGATTTTTAGCCCTTTAAAATCAAACGGCTTTATCGCAGACTCGTCTCCGGCGGCAAAAATTTCGTGCTCTAAATTTGGGTGAAAAAGCTTTGATTTATTTTGCGTATAAAAGACGTTTTGGCTGTTTAGCAGGATAAATTCGTTGTAAATTTCGTTTTTTTGCGTCTGCGTGATTGAAATTTGCGCGAGTCCTTTGGCGCGGTTTAGGCTCGTTAGATGCGTGAGTCCGAGGAATTTATCAGGACTTAGCGCTTCTTGGATCACTTCAAAAAGTATGGCGTCAAAGCTACCTATCGAACCGCCGAGCATTGCTCGGTTTGCTCCGCTAAAAAATCCGTCGAAATCATATCCGCTAACGCACAGCTCGCTAGCTAGGATGATCGAATTTTCGGGCGCGGCGGCGATTTTTTCGAGCAACTCGTCTTGACGCTGGGAACAAGAGGGCGCCGTTAGGACGATGGGGTATAAATTCGGACTAAAAGTCGTCAAAACTGATGCTTCCTTTGCTGTAATTCGTCACCTTTGCCTCAAAGAAATTTGACTTCTGGTCATTAAATTTAGCAAAATCATCAACCCATTTGATCGGGTGAGCGACGTTGTAGCGGCGTTTTAGCCCGATGGCGACTAGGCGCTGATCGATGAGGTAGCGGATGTATTGCTCGATGATGTCGTCGGTAAAGCCCATGATCTGGTTTTGCGTGATGTATTTGCCCCATTTTATCTCTAGCTCGCCAGCGCGCTCGAACATGTCGTAAATTTTAGCTTCCGTCTCAGGCGTGAAAAGATCGGGACGCTCGGCGCGGACGCTGTTTATCATGTTTTGAAATAGCAGTAGATGCGTGATCTCGTCGCGCTGGATAAAGCGGATCATCTGCGCGCTGCCTAGCATCTTGCCTGCACGAGCCAGCGCATAAATCGCCGTAAAACCGCTGTAAAAATAAATGCCCTCTAAAATTTGATTCGCCACCATGGCTAGCAGTAGCTTTTCGTCGGTCACTTCGCCGGCTAGCTCCTCGTAAACGCTTGAGATGTAGTCGTTTTTCTCGCGCAAAACCTCGTCGTGCTTTTCCATCTCGTAGATGAGATCGGTGTTGTCGCAGATGGCCTCGACCATGACGGCGTAGGACTTGGAGTGGTTGGCTTCCTCGTAGGCTTGGCGCGCTAGGCAGGCGTTGATCTCGGGCGCGGTGATGTACGGGTTGATGTTGTCGGCTAGGTTGTTTGTTTGGAAGCTATCCATCGAGATCAGCTGACTCCAGACGAGGTCGTACATGCGCTTTTCGGCCTGCGTGAGGTTGTAGGCGTAGTCGCGTACGTCGTCGGTGGTATCGACCTCTTTTGGAAACCACGTGTTAGCCTCCATCAGGTCCCAGAGCTTGAGCGCCCACTGGTATTTTGCCTTGGTGAAATTTAAAATGCCGTGCGGATTGCCGTTAAATACGCGGCGATCGGTCAAATTTTCGTTTGAGCTAGGATTGTAGATTCGTTTTCGGTTCATAATTTTTCTTCATTTATAAAATTTGGGGCTGATTTTAGCTAAAAATTTATTTAGGTATCTTGAAAAAAGCTATTTGAGCGCGCTAAATTTAGCTTTTACGGTTACGGCCAAATTTAACCCGCGTCAAATTTGTGAGTTAAATTTAGCGCTTTAGCTCGATTGCGCGCTGGAGCATTTCGTTGCTGGTCGTGATGCTCTTGGCGTTAGCGTCGTAGGCCTTTTGCGTGACGATGACCTCCGTTAGAGCCTGGGCTAGATCGACGTTTGACTGTTCTAGCGTGCTGCTAGCCAGTTTGGCGCCGTAGATGCTTTTGCCGCCTGCGTCTTTGTAGAAAAAGGCAGCGCCCGAATTCGCGCTTTGCGAATAGATATTGTCGCCCATTTTTGCAAGCCCTTGCTCGTTTTGGAAGTGATAGAGCGCGACTTTGCCGACGGAGCGAACCTCGCCGTTGGTAAATTTAGCCAGGATGTTTCCCGAGTCGTTGGTGTAATAATCCTTTAAAATCCCCTCATATACGCCGTTTTGGGCGACCGAGACGCTTTTTGCTTGCGACGTACTGGTGACGCCCGAGTAAATTTGACCTGCGGCCGCAGGAGTGCCGAAGTCTAGTTCGACTTGCGAGCCGTTATTATCTAAAGCACCCAAAGTAGAGCTAACAAGCCTACCCTCGTGGTCGAAATCTAACTCTCCGTTAGCGTTTGAGATCGTTGCGCCGCTCGCATCTTTTACGGTTGCCGCCACGTCCCAGACCGTACCGTTAGCGCCCTGAGGGACGCGTTTTGTTAGCGTTAGTTCCAGAGTATTTTTCGTGCCGTCCGCATTTAAAAGCTCGGTTACGAATTTTTCCCGATTTGCCGCTTCTTTGGTCGTATTTATCTTAGCGGTCAAATTCGGTGCCGTCGTTAGATCAAAATCCCTCTCAAAACTCCTGCTTATGCTCCAATTGCCGTTTTCGTCGATCGGAGCGCTAAATTCAGCCGTTTTGCCGTTTGCGTCGGTTGCCGTTACGGTGACGAGATCGCCTTTTCTAGGGCGGGTTATATCGGCACCAGGCGTGACTCGTCCGCGTAAATTTATAGTTCTAGAAGCATTATCTATGTTACTCGTATAGGTTGCGGCGTCTACTGGCAGTGTAGCGGGCTCGGTTTTAAAAGACGAGTCGAGATTGCCTTTAAAAGTCACCTTTGACGTCGGTTTAGTCGGCAGATACAAAAACTCCGGTAGGCGAATCTTGCCCTGAGAGCCGATATCGCCGACGTCAAGGTCGGTCGTATCTGCGCCTAGCGTATAGGCCTGCGTGACGGCGGCTCGTCCGTTTACTCTACCGAAAGCCTCTATCGCGCCCTGGCTTGGAGTTACCTGCGTTAGCGCATTTTGCGTTCCTAGGACGTAGTTGCCTTGATTTGTTACGAGATATCTTTCTTTATCGACGCCAAAGCTACCGGCGCGCGTATAGTAGGTGCCTGAGCCGTTCGTTACGCCGAAAAACCCTTTGCCGCCGATCGCCATATCTAAGACGTTATCGGTTTTCATAAACGGGCCTTGCTTGTAAAAGCTAAGCGCCGTCGTCATGCCCGTAGCGCCGAGGCCGATTTGGTCTTGGGTCGGGTTGTTGCCCGCAGCAAAGGAGGTTTGGTAAAAAATGCTCTTAAATTCCGGTATCGAAGCGGTAAAGCCGACGTTGTTTATGTTGGCGATATTGTTCGCCCACACGTCCATACTAAACCCCTGGGTTCTGACGCCGCTAACGCCGTTATACAGGCTTCTTACCATCGTCCTATCCTTTTTTCGGCTCGGTAAATTCTTTTACTTTGTCGATACTGACGTATTGCCCGCCTACCTTT
The sequence above is drawn from the uncultured Campylobacter sp. genome and encodes:
- a CDS encoding ribonuclease HII, producing the protein MLKGKLNPQICGIDEAGRGALAGPMAVAACVLKREIAGLNDSKELTAKRREELFKEIAGNSEFLIAYFSNEQIDNLGLSECLRRALRLFKAHFAGCELLYDGNANYGTGVKTMVGADGKVAQVSAASILAKVSRDALMRAWDGVHTGYGYAVHKGYGTKAHLSAIAARGYCEIHRKSFAIKARQNSLFD
- a CDS encoding flagellar hook-basal body complex protein, which encodes MVRSLYNGVSGVRTQGFSMDVWANNIANINNVGFTASIPEFKSIFYQTSFAAGNNPTQDQIGLGATGMTTALSFYKQGPFMKTDNVLDMAIGGKGFFGVTNGSGTYYTRAGSFGVDKERYLVTNQGNYVLGTQNALTQVTPSQGAIEAFGRVNGRAAVTQAYTLGADTTDLDVGDIGSQGKIRLPEFLYLPTKPTSKVTFKGNLDSSFKTEPATLPVDAATYTSNIDNASRTINLRGRVTPGADITRPRKGDLVTVTATDANGKTAEFSAPIDENGNWSISRSFERDFDLTTAPNLTAKINTTKEAANREKFVTELLNADGTKNTLELTLTKRVPQGANGTVWDVAATVKDASGATISNANGELDFDHEGRLVSSTLGALDNNGSQVELDFGTPAAAGQIYSGVTSTSQAKSVSVAQNGVYEGILKDYYTNDSGNILAKFTNGEVRSVGKVALYHFQNEQGLAKMGDNIYSQSANSGAAFFYKDAGGKSIYGAKLASSTLEQSNVDLAQALTEVIVTQKAYDANAKSITTSNEMLQRAIELKR
- a CDS encoding protein-L-isoaspartate(D-aspartate) O-methyltransferase, translated to MTALEKSKCLAMADEIGDILTLTPPLYKALCDTPREIFAPVVHRAYSLDAQPIGGNQWISSPLTVAKMTLALEAEGIDNALEIGCGSGYQAAILSHLAHRVFSVERIEKLATEAKKRFEALEIRNVHVRFDDGNVGWKSYAPYDRILLSAAAQQVPQTLFNQLKNGGILVAPIEKNGKQFIVKFTKDSRGEITQKALDECLFVPLLGGIE
- a CDS encoding ribonucleotide-diphosphate reductase subunit beta yields the protein MNRKRIYNPSSNENLTDRRVFNGNPHGILNFTKAKYQWALKLWDLMEANTWFPKEVDTTDDVRDYAYNLTQAEKRMYDLVWSQLISMDSFQTNNLADNINPYITAPEINACLARQAYEEANHSKSYAVMVEAICDNTDLIYEMEKHDEVLREKNDYISSVYEELAGEVTDEKLLLAMVANQILEGIYFYSGFTAIYALARAGKMLGSAQMIRFIQRDEITHLLLFQNMINSVRAERPDLFTPETEAKIYDMFERAGELEIKWGKYITQNQIMGFTDDIIEQYIRYLIDQRLVAIGLKRRYNVAHPIKWVDDFAKFNDQKSNFFEAKVTNYSKGSISFDDF
- a CDS encoding carbon-nitrogen hydrolase family protein, encoding MTTFSPNLYPIVLTAPSCSQRQDELLEKIAAAPENSIILASELCVSGYDFDGFFSGANRAMLGGSIGSFDAILFEVIQEALSPDKFLGLTHLTSLNRAKGLAQISITQTQKNEIYNEFILLNSQNVFYTQNKSKLFHPNLEHEIFAAGDESAIKPFDFKGLKIGVLICFELRFAKLWAQLKGCDVILVPAMWGKAREDAYFTLCKALAIANSCYVVAASSLELEFSGVFLPNGEFAKEAKFDQNLILEIKRNLGLL